A window of Pristis pectinata isolate sPriPec2 chromosome 18, sPriPec2.1.pri, whole genome shotgun sequence genomic DNA:
CTATCACTTGACCCAACCCCAAGACGAGAAGGTGCTTGATCAGGTGTTTCTGATGTCATCCTCACTGTATGATCATCTTGTGTTTATGGACCCTCATCTAGTGGCTTTGTACCTGCAGTATCTCTTTGTTCAATTAAGGCCTTGGTTACCATCATCAAGGTGCTAGGACCAGGCCTATTATCTCCAATTACCACATTCCTCACAGGAACCACCTGGTTTCTCTTATTCTCATACTCTTACATAGACCAGGTCTGCATCATTTCAGACTCAGGGATTCTCTTTGTTCTCAAACATGCTTCATAATATAAATTTGCAAGTTAACCCTTCAAGCTATAGCCCTGTGTCTGACCACTTCACGAGTACTCATCTGTATTGTACCCCAATGTTCTATGCTGACAGAACTGTACTTACCAATACTGTATCACAGTGTTATAGTGCCACCTATACTGCATCCCATTGACACATAGCTCCAGACTTGTGTCCACCAATACTGTAGAGTACTCCAGCAGTACTGAGCGAGACTTCTACCACTGGTACTGCATCCTGGGGTTAGAGAGCAACAGGCCATTGCTCACCAGTAACGTACCATAGTGTTATACATGACAGGTCTGTGCCCACCATTCATGTACACTTGTATTTTACTGTGATTGACCTATGCCCACCAATAATGTCCGTGTTATAGAGTAACAGACCCATGTATCCTAGTGGTTTATAGTGACAGCCCCATGTGTACCAGTGTCATACAGTGACAGGCCCATGTACATCACTTGCATCTGGAGTTGAATATGGACCTGCATCTGGTCTATGAATCTCTTGTCCATGGATAACTTATCCCTTGTTTCCTGGTTCTACACCTATTCTGGGTTCCAAGCTCAGTCAGGTCCTCGGCTTGGGGTCCCAGATCTGGCATCTGTGGGGCCCCAGGTAGACAGTGCAGGTTTGGATTAGTGCTTGGAAAGAGTCAAGTTTTACCTCCGTCTCCTGCCTCCAGAGCACTTCTGGTCTGCATGTGCCTCTGCCTGATGCATCATTGCCATTTCTTTGAAAGATTTGGGAGTATCCTGGGATTTCTGGGAACTCTTGGAGAGTCAAGGTGAGGGCAGCTGGCCTGATGAGTGGACACAAGCAGCCCCAGAGGGCTGCAATTGCTGGATCAGGAGCTGCACATAAAACTTCGAAGAGCCACATGGCCCCAAAGCCTAGGAAACGGCAGCTGACCTCCTGCTTGACACCTCAGCAGGGTAAAACAGGGGCATCTGCAAAAATAGGTCGTGAGATATCGCATGTATACAACTATATCTCCCATCCTCTGAATCCGAGTTCTACAGTACAATGTATTCTTATTTGTTGCTGGTGTGGTAAGTCATACTTTCAAGGACATAATCAATTGCCCTAAGAAGCCAGTGCTGATCAAACCCCTGCAGTCTTTGAGTAATCATGTTAGGTGATCAATGACAGCATTTTAAGTTTTCCTTATGTGCTGTTATTTTTGAAGCAGGATGTTtatcaaattaaatttgaaaatattcccATTAGATATAATCTAATTTAACCTGTGATCTTAATGTCTTTTCCTTAGAATTTGAACCAGATGCTAGTGCACCAACCCTCTTGTAAAGATGATTAATGTTTGAAAAGACCCATGCAGATTAAACTTATTAAAGTTTATTTAATGTTCTTTAATTAGCCATTAATATGCACACAAACAAGGCTTGGTTTAAATATGAATAAATTAATCTTTAATTACATTCCAAACTGTGAAGATCAAATGCAATATTTATTAAGTCCAGTGTAAGATAATTGACCCCAAAATAGAGAGAAGAGAATGAGTGAATGAGGAGAGTGGGCAGGAAGAAAGATTGGGGAAACAATACATCAGAGACCACTCGATATGGGTGAAGAGGGGCTacaggttgtggtggaaggagcataACATTGATGAGTGAAGACGCAGGTAATATCCATAGAATAGAATGGGATGTCTGGTCACACTCATGATTTCTATCTGTCAAACAAAAGCTGAATCCAACAAGAGGTTGAGTATTGAGTATGTGAGGAGCATCACTTTCATGGTTTGCAATCTCCATGCCTGGAATATCCTCAAATATGTAATTCTTTTACATTATTTCTTATCTATATATGTAATTCTTTTACATATTTCAAAATATCTTTCCTTACGCAATGACTTTATTTAAAAATGGTGAATATGCAAATTATTCAGAATTATACaagcaaatactgcagatgctggaaatctgaaatactatTATTAAGCTCAAATGTTAACTCCATAGATAATGCTTGACCGACGTTCAGTATTAAATGGTAGTTCTGACAGTAGCTTGACAAAAATGGTAATTCCATGAAAAAAAAAGGGTTGCCAAAACAAGGCAACTCATGCACAAAGTGTATTTAGCCATTCACAATCATCTCAAGATACTACACAAATACTCAGCACTTAAACTATTGCTAAATTCATCATCCATGTACTTGGTTTATATATCCAAAATTTATGCTTTTGCAACACAATTGTATGAACAATCTTTCTCAGGAAACCCCTGAAAGAAGGTTGAAGTGGACTGTAGGCAGAATATTTTCATATTACATCTCCTTTTgatacaggagaccattcagcccaacaggacTGTGCTGGCtatcacagcaatcccatcaaacccatttcACAACTTACTTCACTCTCTCTCAAGCCCATCAACTCTACCCTGATTCTTCTCCCATCCACCTACACTGAGGGTATTTTATATTAACAAATTAATGTGCCAATAAGCaagtttttaggatgtgggaggaaactggagcacccatgggAAGCCCAAGTTGTCACATGGAGGACATGGAACATCCACACAGATTGaacctggagctatgaggcaagaACACTACCTTCacaactgtgccacccattttgaACTGGAAAGGTCAAAATAAATACCAGACTAATTTCTCCATTCCAGTTTTCCTAAGCAGCTATTAGTTCTTACAGTTTGCACTTTTTATAATACACTTAATTAAAGCAACAAACTACCTTAGCAAGTAGTCCACATTAGTATCAGTGGAACGTAGTTTATTTCACCAGGGAAGAAGTTTGCCCGGTTGTTAAGTGTTGGACATTGATTGATCACTATATAGTTTCATAATAGGTgtgtttatagattttttttaatgttccacAACTTTGTCAGGAGTTAAAAGCCTTTGATTTACTTTGGTTGTGTTCTTAATGTCTGTGAACAGCTTTCTGCCATTAATCTTCAGTTTTTTTCATTGTCACTACCGGTACCATCACTGCTATCTGGAGATAATTCTGGTTTCTCATCAAAGGCAGGTTTgttaaggtttagaaagttaattATAAGGTCCGCTATGGCACTAACATCACTGTGAAAAGAGGAGAAAGACAGCAAATTAGAAATGCAAACTTTGTGTTGAATGGTACATTTAGAGCAGCAACACAAGCCAATCAACTAATTTTCCTGCAATTCCCTGAAAGCCATACCATTGTGATCAACCCTTGCCTTTTTTTCCAGTTGGCCAGAACATGAGGCCAAGCAAACCTCACTTCCTGTCCTACCCCAGGACAGTGAACACCAGTTGGTCACACACTTGCTTTCAGAGTATGTATGGCCTTAAAGAAACTCTTCAGAGGAGTTCATGATGTGAGGAAAAAGTGGAGTAATCTGGAAAGGGAATGAGCTAAAGGATCAATCACAAAAAAATGTTCTCAACTtcaaaacatatttaaatgacaGCGAAACTTTTCATTGTCAATATACCGCGAAACCTACAgcaactttggaattttctgtgcATCCTTGTGTTTTCAGgtttgcatttttaaattaaatgctaAGCCATAGTGACCACTTAGCAAACTCTGCAGTCCTCAAGAAAAACAATTTATGCTGATTGTGAGGGCTCCAACCtggattagaaaatatttttaccTCAGCTTCCATCTTAATCATACATTTGAATCTTTATCTGTGCTCTGCAGATTGTTGTatgtaagttttcagatagtgatggataagactggtcctcgggtgaaagtgctaaattggggtgggggggaaggctgatttcaacagtATTAGGTAGGAACTGGGGCAAGTAGTCTGAAAGGCCAGCTAGttagagttcagggccagcatgttcctgtgaggatggcaaggttcaggaactttGGATAACAATAGATGCTGTAAGTTCAGACAAAAAGATGAAGGaagtatatgtaaggtttaggaagctgaaatcagacaagggacttgaggaatataagggaagaagggaagaacttgccttcatcggttgggccactgagtataaaagtcaggaagtcatgttgcagctgtataaaactttagttaggccacgttggagcactgtgtgcagttctggttgccacactgtaggaagaatgtAGAGGATTTGGAGATCgtatagaagaggttcaccaggatgttgcctagataggagtgtattagccataaggagaggttggacaagcttggattgttttcacttgaGCAccgaggctgaggggcaactgatagaagtatataaaattacgagaggcatagaaagggtaggttgtcagagtctttttcccagggtgtcaaGTACTGGAGAACATAGTTTCaaagtgagaaggggtaagtttaaaagagatgtgcaaggcaagttttctttacacagtgagtagtaggaacgggctgccaggggtggtggtagaagcggatatgatagcaatgcttaagaggcatttagacagatacacgAACAAAGCGatagggaccatgtgcaagcagatgggattggtttataCTGACATCAtcgtcagtgcagacattgtgggctgaagggtctgttcctgtgttgtactatgtACACTGTATGcattgttgtatgttctatgtaatgcttAAAGTATTTCTACACATTGTTTTATTTCCTGCTTGATTTGTCAACCATAAGAATTCTTTAAATCACCTTGGGAATTTGAGAAATCCCCTTGAATCGATATCTGACGGCAAATAGCATTAGAAACAGGAATGCCCCCACTACGGAAATGCCCTGATCTTATGAATCAGGAATGTGAAGTAATAAATAGAAGTTGGGATAGTAAAGATGAAATTTCAGGATCCTTTTAACATTTCACCAGAGACTAAAAAACCTAAgaggcagattttaaaaaatgtgaatcaAATAAAAACTCTTTACTGTAGTTTATAACAAAAGGATGAAAATTTAAGTTGATTAACAGAGGCGACAATGGGAAAAACCTTTCTGCGCAACAAGTGGTGAGCGCTTAGAATGCACAAAATAGGGTGGTGCAGACGGAGTTAATACTATCCTTTGAAACAAAAGTGAATGTACTTGGTGGGAAAGATGTCAGGAATACAGACTGACAGCAAAAAAGTGGGACTAAATGGATTGTATTTCAAAATAGCTGGCACATACTCATTGGGCCTTCAAGGCCGTACTTTACAACGGTTTCTGCATTCATCTGACAAGAAAATGCTTTTTATTGATTCTAATTTACTTTCACTTATCAacagtggctgcacttcaaaGTAGTTGATAAAGCAGAAGGTGCTTCACCAAATTGCCAAGGTACCATATGATAGTTTGCAACTCCCACTTGTTTTGCCATCCATGagaattctttaaaaatatttttcttttctgattACTACCTACATACTTATTTTACTCTCGCAAAATAATTTTTATGAATGTGTGCTTTGCCTCCCTATTTAATCTGAGGACGAGTATGATTTGCTCCTAGACTTCTAGGGTCCTATGTTCAGTTCAAAGATTCACAAGAGCAGCTTTCCAAAACTCCCTTCTTTCCTATATTTCCCTCTCGTCTGTTTTTGAGCTGATGTTTCCGCAGTAGCCCAACTGTGTGGATTATCATGAATCCAGACCATCCCTTTGGCCCTAGGCTCATCAGTTGGAGATGTTGGtattggaaatatgaaaaataatttaattagcAAGAACTTATTCAAGTTAAGTGATTAATTCAGCATGGATGTGTGATATATCAATATAAACAATACTTTTTTCTATTTCTCCAACATAAATTCAGTATAACTTGGATTAATATATTTCACAATCCAAAAAGTCTCAAGAAACATTAAGAGTTTACCTTTGATTACTTAGCACTGCGCTTTGGGTAAGTGGATGTGAAAACCCAGTTGCAAACCTCAGTACTACAACATAACCTTTGCCCAAATAGCGGATTCTCTCCTCCTCCACAGTCACGTCACGAATATGCTGAATCTGCGTCACAACTATAAACAGACTGCTGTGAGTCACTAGCATAAACAGAACTAGCATAAAAATTATAGCACAAAATGATGCCACTCAGTGTTCCTTGAACATGGTAAAGGAGAAGTGGCTCAAGTTGTTGCATTAAGGTGAAGTCTGCAGAAGAAGGCACATTCAATGTTATTAGCCTGTTGCAAAGGTTCACATTAAGATGTTGGTCTTCCCACGAAGGACCCAATCTTTATTTTAGCCTTTATCCTATCCTCAATATTTTAGACGGATTTGAAAATATTAATACATCAATTTCTGGCAATCCACATGAACTAAAAACAATTCCTGTTCTGTACAAAAGGAGCAGTTATTTCCCCACCATCTCAATATACTTAAGATTTCTGTCATTGCATTCAAAGAATTTTTCACCAAAGACAAAAAGCTATTTGAAGAAAGATACCAATTAGCACCTCACCTTGCTCCTGACTGTTGGACCACATGGTCAATATCCTTGTATAAAGGTTAAAATTTTTAAGAACTGCAGTTCCTTTAATCTTGTCAAATACAACTTCCTGAAAAGCAGAAAAGGTATCAgcattgaataaataaaagacaTAAAGCTTTGTCCTTCATTCTTACTTCCTGCCAGTTAATCATAGTGTTCAACAACCAACAAAGTTTTCATTCATCAAATATAAAAGGCAATGCTCAGAAGACTATATGTAATAATGGTGCACACATTCAGCGACTGCAAAAACAGAGCTATCCCCATTTAAGTTTTTGTAACTTACCAATATTCAGATAGTAATTCAACATTTATCAATTCAATTGCAAAATATTAACTTGGCAAAcaacctgggccatgccatcttttcacacctaccattgggcaggaggtacagaagcctgaagtcccacaccaccaggttcaagaacagctacctctcttcaaccattcggttcttgaaccaaccggcaaaaccctaatcactgcagttttgcaacactatgaACTCTTTGAccacttttcactaaaatggactttttttttgttctagttgtgctttcatgtaaaaattgtgtataatgtttctcttgtgaatgctgcttatatgatgctatgtgcctgtgatgctgcagcaagtaagtttttcattgcacccgtgcatacatgtacttgagcatatgacaataaactcgacttttctGATTATAACTTGAGGTTAGTTGGCAAATAATTGCACAGGGAAGTAAATTCAAAGATACTTAAAGGGCAGAAATCACAACAATTTTGACTACATGAACTACACATGAAGTGAAGTTGGTGAAATTTATACTTCCATCTTACTACCATTAAATTCAGCTAAGAGGTTCAATTGAacccaccaatgtagtggctgttGAGGGAGCAACTGCCATTGAAATCTACAACTAAGAGGGAAAAATCAAGTGTGAGGAACATCTTAAAAGTGACTGAAAATTGACTTGAGTTTATCACCATTTTAGAATCTTGAGttacagcattttttaaaagtttttcaaaATAACCATCAAATACTCAGTCACATTAACTTTCATTTCACAAGTGGTATAAAAATAATGTATAATCATGGATTCACTTTATCTCAATATCACAAATACTGAAGGCAAACTTTAAATAGACAAGTACTTTCCTACCTCCCAGTCTTCCAAGTTTTGTATGGCTACAAAAAAGCACCCAGCCACATAAAATAATTTCCATGCCCAATTGTCTGCAAACAATAAACGGTTAAATTCAGTTGATCCTGTTCGGTCTTTCATAAATGATCTGAACTTGTATTCACGTCAGTAAATATACAGTCAGAACACTGCATCATCTGATGTAATTTCAAATTACCTTGGAATCCAGCGGAACCCAAATTCCAAGATATTTtatgaattggtaattggtttattattgtcacacgtacccaagtacagtgaaagacatacagatcacttcacaacaacagtacatcaaggtaatatgagggaaaagcaataacagaatgcagaatatggtgttacagttacagagaaagtgcagtgcaggcagaccacaAGGTGCAAGGCTCATGAAACTTCAGGTGAAAACACAGTCCTGTTccctttaaaataattttcaaatatttttgccCAACATACTACGCAGGTTTGATTTGTAACCCTCTGTAATCAGTTTTCAAGTCTAAATCCAGTCCAGACGACTGCCCATCCCAACTTCTTTACTGCTTTCACAATGGTAAGATGCCAGTTGAAAACCGATTCAAGATCATAAACTTCCAATGCTTAGATCTACAGCCTTCTGTGCTGCTGGTACACAGACCGATACTGTTATCTATTTTATTTTGCCACAAACTTATTACTTGTTATCAAGTGATCCAATGACATTGCATGTTCTTAGAACTTCATAGAACATAATGAAACCTTTCCAACTGAAGCTGGAGAGCAAACAGTAAGGACCATACATTGGGCTATTTTCTTTACTGTGTGACACAAAGCTGCCTGATTACAGTAGAGGAAAGTGCCACCTTCgctgtgtaatttaaaaaaaagtaaaaatcagTTCTACAAAATGTAAGCAACCCACTCCACTAAATTTGGCagtgaaactgaaaaaaaatcttatttgcTTCCAATTTACATGTAAAAGATAGATGACTTCTCTTCAATaatgttttgcagagctgcatttTATATCTAGCATGTTTGTCTGGAACTTACATCTATAATCAACAATGCAGCAACACATAGTAACTAATTTTAACACAAGTCTAGGTTATCCATCAATGTTGTTAATAATTAGACATCTCACTCCTGCCAATGATCTCTACAGTGGAAAAACAGCAAAGTTCAAAACTGCACTTTTCCAGTCATGGTCAGTTTATTTACCAACAGACAATATTTTGACACCACACTCTGCATAAACACCTTATCATTTGCTTTTGCCATCATAATAATTTGACAATTTAAGAATGGAGGTAAGTGGTGATTTTCCTGGCTTCATATCCA
This region includes:
- the LOC127579927 gene encoding cytochrome b-245 chaperone 1, translated to MAYMIVEEKTDSILHLTRSPGIRSWSVLVGIGSIGLAAAYYSTDNWAWKLFYVAGCFFVAIQNLEDWEEVVFDKIKGTAVLKNFNLYTRILTMWSNSQEQVVTQIQHIRDVTVEEERIRYLGKGYVVVLRFATGFSHPLTQSAVLSNQSDVSAIADLIINFLNLNKPAFDEKPELSPDSSDGTGSDNEKN